One region of Drosophila teissieri strain GT53w chromosome 2L, Prin_Dtei_1.1, whole genome shotgun sequence genomic DNA includes:
- the LOC122611902 gene encoding cysteine protease ATG4B — MLVGLSDQLARIMESVFEAYLGPDSVLASAVGQAVGSGEPEDIPRRNTDVWVLGKKYNAIQELELIRRDIQSRLWCTYRHGFSPLGEVQLTTDKGWGCMLRCGQMVLAQALIDLHLGRDWFWTSDCRDATYLKIVNRFEDVRNSYYSIHQIAQMGETQNKAVGEWLGPNTVAQILKKLVRFDDWSSLAIHVAMDSTVVLDDVYSSCREGGSWKPLLLIIPLRLGIIDINPLYVPALKRCLELDSSCGMIGGRPNQALYFLGYVDDEVLYLDPHTTQRTGNVGQKTAAAEQDYDETYHQKHAARLSFSAMDPSLAVCFLCKTSDSFESLLTKLKEEVLSLCSPALFEISQARAVDWDTTEDIDWPTMPDIDWPAGTSDSDSFAIVEESGRDSDAGCSGASGSGKKPSESAAI, encoded by the exons ATGCTGGTTGGGCTCAGCGACCAGCTTGCGCGGATCATGGAGAGCGTCTTCGAGGCGTACTTGGGCCCAGACAGCGTCCTCGCCAGCGCCGTTGGCCAAGCGGTGGGTAGCGGAGAGCCGGAGGACATTCCTCGCAGAAACACCGATGTCTGGGTCCTGGGAAAGAAGTACAACGCCATACAGG AGCTCGAGCTCATCCGACGCGACATTCAGTCCCGGCTGTGGTGCACATACCGCCACGGGTTTTCGCCGTTGGGGGAAGTCCAGCTCACCACGGACAAGGGATGGGGCTGCATGTTGCGCTGTGGTCAGATGGTTCTCGCCCAGGCCCTGATCGATCTACATTTGGGACGCGACTGGTTCTGGACGTCGGACTGCCGTGATGCCACCTACCTCAAGATTGTAAACCGTTTCGAAGACGTGAGGAATAGCTACTACTCCATACACCAGATTGCCCAGATGGGAGAGACCCAGAACAAAGCGGTAGGCGAGTGGCTGGGACCGAATACAGTAGCCCAGATTCTCAA AAAACTAGTGCGCTTCGATGACTGGAGCTCTCTGGCGATTCACGTGGCCATGGATAGCACAGTGGTATTGGATGACGTAT ATTCGTCATGTCGCGAAGGAGGCTCATGGAAGCCACTGCTTCTCATAATCCCCCTGCGTCTGGGCATCATAGACATTAACCCGCTTTACGTGCCTGCCTTAAAGCGCTGCCTTGAACTAGACAGCAGCTGTGGCATGATCGGAGGTCGACCAAACCAGGCTTTGTACTTCTTGGGCTATGTGGACGATGAGGTTCTCTACCTAGATCCCCATACCACGCAAAGAACCGGCAACGTGGGGCAGAAGACAGCTGCGGCAGAACAGGACTACGACGAGACCTACCATCAAAAGCATGCTGCTCGCCTGAGCTTCTCCGCCATGGATCCCTCGTTGGCTGTTTGCTTTCTCTGCAAGACCAGTGATAGTTTCGAGTCCCTGTTAACCAAGTTGAAGGAGGAGGTGCTCAGCCTCTGCTCGCCGGCTCTCTTCGAGATCAGCCAAGCACGTGCCGTCGATTGGGACACCACGGAGGACATCGACTGGCCCACCATGCCGGATATCGATTGGCCCGCGGGCACCTCGGATTCGGACTCCTTTGCCATAGTTG AAGAGAGCGGTAGGGACAGCGACGCCGGCTGTAGCGGCgccagtggcagcggcaaaaAGCCCAGTGAGAGCGCCGCCATTTGA
- the LOC122611901 gene encoding serine/threonine-protein kinase MARK2 — MLSSEIATLECVHHPNILRLFEVVETLGRVYLVTEWIRGGELYNHITQGGPLREIHAAPLLKQLLLAVKHMHSLGYVHRDIKAENVLLLSEDRLKLADFGFSTQLINGANQKLDTFCGSPPYAAPELFSDDHYIGAPVDVWALGILLYFMVVGNMPFRAPTIPGLKAAILKGDYLLPGQLSLPCIRLIQRILIHIPAQRPTIDDMLNSQFVTCPKLSADLMQWEINQHSKPVKRSIFWVRSKSHRLRKSASLRDRYAEVVKKPAISMNTRQQDEMFVQNFLQPIEMGHELLAPVSSQLKEPQATEQAKRPARRYMFCGSLKKKVTPMETEPEKQLANGGQCGSAKINPWNVEVADDCPLFKNYDAETGSCVMLPTSTEDLSQLGALEFEARQILAELGLTSEMLINARQSGPRSDIIGAYRIVVNRLQKQSWLARKHVEMALHSEPKAEKRIERSCCIL; from the exons ATGCTGTCCAGCGAGATAGCCACTCTCGAGTGTGTTCACCATCCAAATATACTGAG GCTTTTCGAGGTGGTTGAAACTCTGGGCCGGGTCTACCTGGTCACCGAGTGGATTCGCGGTGGCGAGCTGTACAACCACATCACCCAAGGCGGTCCACTGAGGGAGATTCACGCGGCTCCCTTGCTGAAACAGCTCCTCCTGGCAGTCAAACATATG CACAGTCTGGGCTACGTGCATCGGGACATCAAGGCGGAGAATGTCCTGCTCCTCTCCGAGGATCGCCTCAAGCTGGCCGACTTCGGTTTCAGCACCCAACTCATCAATG GTGCCAATCAAAAGCTCGACACGTTCTGCGGATCCCCGCCGTATGCGGCGCCCGAGCTCTTCTCCGATGACCACTACATAGGAGCCCCCGTGGACGTGTGGGCCCTGGGCATCCTGCTCTACTTCATGGTGGTCGGAAACATGCCCTTCCGGGCGCCCACGATTCCCGGCCTGAAAGCGGCCATCCTGAAGGGCGACTATCTGCTGCCCGGCCAGCTCAGCTTGCCCTGCATAAGACTTATAC AACGCATTCTGATCCACATACCCGCCCAGCGGCCAACCATCGACGACATGCTGAACAGCCAGTTCGTGACCTGTCCCAAGCTGAGTGCAGACCTGATGCAGTGGGAGATCAACCAGCACAGCAAGCCGGTCAAGAGGTCCATCTTCTGGGTGCGCAGCAAGTCCCATCGGCTGCGGAAGTCCGCCTCGCTAAGGGATCGCTATGCGGAGGTGGTCAAGAAGCCGGCCATCAGCATGAACACCAGGCAGCAGGACGAGATGTTTGTGCAGAACTTCCTGCAACCGATCGAGATGGGACATGAACTTTTGGCACCCGTATCAAGTCAGCTGAAGGAACCACAGGCCACCGAGCAGGCAAAGCGTCCAGCCAGGAGATACATGTTCTGTGGCAGCCTCAAGAAGAAGGTCACGCCCATGGAAACGGAGCCGGAGAAGCAGCTGGCCAACGGTGGACAGTGCGGCTCGGCCAAGATCAATCCGTGGAACGTGGAGGTGGCCGACGACTGTCCCCTGTTCAAGAACTACGATGCGGAGACGGGCAGCTGCGTCATGCTGCCCACGAGCACCGAGGATCTGAGCCAGCTGGGTGCACTGGAGTTCGAGGCGCGGCAGATCCTGGCCGAGCTGGGCCTGACCTCTGAGATGCTGATCAACGCCAGGCAGAGTGGCCCCCGCTCCGACATCATCGGCGCCTACAGGATCGTGGTCAATCGGCTGCAGAAGCAGTCCTGGCTGGCACGCAAGCACGTGGAGATGGCCCTACACAGCGAGCCCAAGGCGGAGAAGCGGATTGAGAGATCGTGCTGCATACTCTAA